ATCTCTCTATATCTACTTTCATTTCAGGTATGTGATTCATGTGCTTGCTATgatttttttacaattttaatGTAGTCTGATGTCTCTCTAATTGGTAAATATTGTGTGCTAACTTACAGATGATATCTTTGCATCTCAAGCATCAGCAGGGCGCAATTTGCTTCAAGCCAAACAAGGTTTTAATTTCATACTAATTATATTCTTTGTAGTTTGTATATGTGTCATTTTGTTAAAAGTATAAGATCCATATAGTGTCTTAACTCCATGATGTCTTGTTATAGTTGGTCTTCTAACATGGTATTAGAGGCTCTAATTTAGAGCTTAGGTTAAAGGATGCGAAAATGTATTGTTAACTTGTTATCCTGTTTGCAATTTCGGGTTGATAGATGTTTGagtttattgattaatccttgTGCCTGTTTAAGTTTGATCGTTAAAGTCTTGCAATTCGATCTAGTTAGTATTTGATTAGCTAAGAGAGGTTAGCCAGACAAATAAGATTATATAAACAAGATAAATGCAAACTTGAAAGTTGTTGTACCGTGATTTTAGCTTCACAATGCTTCATGCCATGTGTTTACTTGAACTGGTTCAAAGCTTTTATATGTGTCAATAGTTGAATACAAGACACTAGATATTCCGATGTGGAACAAGGAATTAACAAATTAATTTGTATGTATCTATTTTATGTTACTATGCaggaataaaattaattataattgattagGTGTTTTACTTATATTAAGTACTTCCTCTGTCCCTAAATAGTTGCCAcatttgtaaaaaaaattgtCCTTAAATAGTTGTTACATTTCTCATTCCAATGCATTtttagagcaagtccaacaacTCCCTTAAACATGCTCTTAACTCCAAATATAAGAAATATGACAAAAAATTGCACTCCAACAGTGTCTTAGTGATTCCTTATATCACTAAGACACCTCTCTCATGCCTTGTCTTTAAGGAAGAACCACAAGTCATCCCTTATttcatttttatcaataaaaaattgtTTTTTCTCTCTTCATTTTAGTTCTTTTCTCTCTCTTCCTTTCATATCTcattcaaatttattattattataataataaggAATGAAGATAAGGATTATTGTTGGAGTTCAaatttaaaatcatgtcttaaatcactaagagttaatattttatactccctctgtcccccTATAAAGTATACATTGGGGGACGGGGAGCCGGCACGCATTTTAACGCTTCTTTATAACATATTtgcataaattattttaattttttttttcttctgaataaaaatttgatATTTGAAGTTTAatacaaaaaaagaaaattttaaaaataaattagggaagtatattttttattcaccttaaaatgcgtgtcgaacaTTGAAAAAAAACTGTATACAATCggatgggacagagggagtaatatTTATAAGGAACTTATTAATAGactgttggacttgctcttataGAGTTTTTCCCATCTATACCCTTATATTTTTAGTTTCAGTGGTTGTTTCTATATTTGATGTAGACACTCATAACTCACCCTTAAATGCAATAGTTAGAGGCAAACATGGAACAAAGTAAAAAATTAAATGTTTCTTAATATGTGAGTTTTTTGCAAATGTGGCAACTAAaaagggacagagggagtaattATTAGGAACATTCTAGTAGCAAGTGTAAGAATTTGTTTCCTTCAATTACTTATGGTAGGACATAGAGATGAGTATTTAATTTCAAGAAATTACTTGGATTCCAAGTAACGGTTTATCTATTTAAGCTCTTGTAATCTTTCATTATGGGATATAGTTGAAGATTATGAATTAAATCTATGGACTTGTGTGTTTCTCACCGATTCTCTGCCGAGATAGTTATTAGGGTGAGTCCTACATCATGTTCCAAATAGTTTTCTGGCATTTATTATTATGGAGGCCGTGCTTAAAGTGCTGTCTAGTTGCAGCAACAATTTTTAAGACATTTTATATTGGTCTACTGGAGAGTAGATAGCAGGGAAACCTATAATTTTGGGCATAATTTTAACCTACAAATGACCGCCAAAGGCAAGGAGCAATGAAGATCATTACATCGTAACAGAAGTGATATCCTAGTATTACGCTCTCAATGTTCTCAACTGCACAAAACAGCTTAATTTTTCACCACAAAAACCATGCACTACCTTCGACATGTTGTATATCTCAGTTGGATTGTCTTTATTTATCACAAGTAGTATCTTGGAAGACAACATGTGCCCATTTGTCTCATAAGGATAATTGTATAAATGTATGGAGTAGATAATATCCCTATTAAATAGGTAATAGTACTTGCTCGATTTTGTAATTGATGAAGCTTCTCGCAAACAGTTTCCGTAATCTAATTCTTGCTACTAGATCATATTGGACCACAAATTCCAAGTCATTTTGCTTTTAGAGAAATTATGCTTTGATGATAAATTCCTCCCCCTTTTCATGTGCAGCTTGCCCAGTTAACTTCGAGTTTCAGAACTATACTGTCATTACCAGCCAATGCAAAGGACCCCGATATCTACCCAAACCTTGCTGCGATTCTTTTAAAGAATTTGCTTGCCCTTACTCGGATGAGTTAAACGATTTATCAAATAATTGTGCTTCGACAATGTTCAGCTACATCAACGTCTATGGAAAGTATCCACCGGGTCTGTTTTCCAGTTTCTGCAGGGAAGGGAAGGACGGACTTGATTGCACTGAATACTTCAAAGAAGATTCAGCTAATGATTCAAGTGGCATCCATAATATAGGCCATCAGTTTCAGTTGATAACGTTGACGATAACTTGTCTTGTTGCATTATTATTAGTGTACTGAAGGCTCTTAAGGTTCTTGTTGCACATATTGTTTTATTTTCTGGGCCTGGTGAAAGGTCAGAGTTCCTTCTTACACAATTGAAAGTCGATATTCTTATTTCGGAAGAAAATATGCATAGTATTGTAATGTAATGCAGATCTTGGCTTTGACATTGATCTTTAAAATTCTGTTTGCCAATATTTTTCAGAAGATAACAGTTGCAATTATGTACTTCTACGGCCATACAATTTTTCATCTGTTACTGGTTACCAATGCAGTGTGACTTCCTTCTAAAGGCTACAGCTCTACATTTCTAAAGACCTCGCCCCCTGGTCATTTGGGTTTCGTTCACAATAAATTTGATGATTTTTTGTAATATCTACTGCAATTGTAAACAATTAAAAATGTTGCTAAAACGGCTCAAGAAAACGTGTGAAATAGTGCTATTGATGTTGCGAGCAACTCCAGTAATCACCTCAGATTTTCTccaaaaataatataaataaataaactacTAGCTTTTTAAGATAAAAAATATCTGTTACTCCAACAATATTCTTCAAACCCCCTCTCCATCTATTTGTATATCATATGCAAGTTTACAAAGTTCTTGCTGGACTTTGTTCGTATAATATCTTTATCCTTCATGATACATATTTATTTGGTGACACTTTTGTAAAGTTTATTGACACTAAAGACTATTACAATTCATCAACGAGAACTTCTGGGAAAAACCAAGTTCATCCGCTCTCCAGATCACGGGTGCTAAACGATGCTTCACCATATACGATTGTGTAGGGATTTATATCGAAATTGTTTCTTAGTCATGCACCAAGAACCTGGGAAGGTACTCAACTGTAAAAAGACAAATGAAACCTTATCAGAAATATTTTAATCTGGTCCATTACTCCAATGCAACAAGCACAGTCCTTCCTATTTCTAATTATTTCCTCGAGAAAATAAGATCCACCACTACAACAAAAAATTATCACTAGTTGAGGTTTCAAGCAAGTGCACTGAGAGCAGCCAAGACCAGTTGATATCTTACTTATGTCACGATATATAGATGGTAAAGTAGCTTACGTTGCTAATAAGCTTTGCCCCATGCCATGCAGAATCTGCACCAAATGGAGGGGGGATAACTCTGATTCCATTAGACATGGACGGAAAATATCCACGCAGTTCCTTTTCTAGCCTTTCTGGTAAACAATAAGGAGATTATTAAGTTTCATGAAGCATCTCCAAGCCAATTTATGATATTAAAATTAAAAGCATCCAAGTTCCATTTTCTTCTATAGAGGAACCATCGTATTTTCTTGGAGCTTATAGTTCCATTTTACATCTGAAACTGCTGTTTTAAGCTATGTAGTGACTTTCGGTCAAAGTCTGGAccaattttatttttctttagcTTGTAAAATTTTGTGACTGGGTCTCAAACCTTTGTCAAAGAAAATTAAGGTCGTGTGGAGTAATCACTGTACCTGCTAGTCCTGGTAAACATGCACTTCCCCCAGCTAGGACGATAGTCTTAAACCAACCTTCATCATCTGTTATATCTGCAGATAGGCAATGGTCCATGCAAAGTGCCACCGCCTGTTGCACACCCATTGCAAGCCTACATCAAGggaaaaaaaattagattttagaTACACTTAAAGGAAGTAAAAGAACAGAGGAAACGGAGTCAGAGCTAACAAGTAAAGGGATAGAGTGCTTGGTTTTGGTAAAATACGTGGAAGATTATAATCTATACAATGGAAAAAGGCATAAATTTGTTTAATTAAGTTTACTGTAATCAGTTCAAATAAGCTTGAGGCTTTGAGACCAACTCAAAGCATATCTCTCTTTCACAGCTCATTATAAGGATCGAGGAAGAGTGACATGGATGTGACCTATCTAATGACCACAGTTTACTCTTCATTCTGTACTTAATAAAGAAATGATTTGGCACTAACCTCAATCCTATAATTTCCCAAGTCTATCACAAAAATCAGTACATATCCATTTTTGCCAGAAAAGAACAAGCTTCTAACAATATTGACAAATAACAACAGCATAAAAATTTCATATCTCGGACTACAGTGGGCGACAATGCTAGTAAAGTAATTCACCACATTCCAAGTTAAGACAGAAAGGAGATGTGTCCGTACAATCCTGCGAGACGTGGCTGAAATAGGATTTCTCCAGTTTGAAATCGTTCTTTTGAAAGTGTAAACCAACCATCTGATGCCACTTTGAGGGATGCTTTTGTATCTTTGGATAATTCAGCTTCATAATCAAGGGCAACATAACAAAGATTCTGTATGCCATTCAACCAAGAAACATCAGGAAACATGTAATTTGTATTCTAGTGCAAAATGCAAATGGTGTTTATGATTCAGCCTTGAATATAACCAGACCAGAACTTTTTTCTTTGACATGAAACAGACCAGAACTAGCATGTGAAAGAAAAGTACAAAAGCATGCACCATTAAACTTTGTGCTTGTTCGAGAAGTCACGATCATGATCTTTGTAAGCACATCCACACAGGCCGCTCCTCAGCCTCTGCTAATCTCTATCACCAGTTACAAAAATAGATACACTGTTCTTTTTGTACGTCTGAAATTAAACTAGTCCTAAGAGTTATACCGTAAGGTCTATATCAGTCATCTGCTCTTCATCATTTTCCGTATGGGTATCCTAAACTCATTTGAGATCTGAAACCTACTTATTATTTAAAGACAGTGAACTGTTATGTGAATGAGTCTACTGATTATGAGTTGAGCTCTTTCTCTAAGCCTTTCTGCTGAAATATCGTCCATGCCAGTaaattaaagattactttaaaaGGAAAGATGTACATTTCACCAGATTCTTATTTAATTAATCTAACTGTCATGTATCTTGAGGTTTTCCATGATAATTGAAAGCTTGTAATGTGGCTATTGAAGCAATGATTATTATACACCTTTTTAGCAAGTTGcgttattattatttttattacaaTGAGATGAAAGAGGCCTTTGACTAAGACTAGCCTCCTCTAAATATTGGTAGATCCCATACCTATGAGGAGCCAATGAAGCTAAAAACAAACACCACAAACCCATCAACAGGTAAGAACAATACAAAAACTACTCCACTTCTTACAAAACTCTGGCAAAGATCTCAATACCTTTAGATCTATAAAACCTAAGAAAGCCACCCAAAACTATACTCTATGTCAAATACTATTGACTAAAATGTAAATATCATTGGATATTCGACTAGTTCTCTCCAACCAATTGCCACGGCTGAAGGGCTCCACAACGAGAATGACATTTACTTTCCTGTAACTGACACATTAATAACTCAGCACAAGAGCTAGGCATACACTGAGAAATGTtaaacccccccccccccaaacTAATAATCCTAACCGCAACTGCCTAACAATGAACAACCAGAAACTAAATGTGATACAGTTTCACTATGCCCTTAAGACATGCACTAACCTGGAAATCAACACCATAAAGATCTCTTTGGCAAATTCAAATGAATACCCAACTTGTCTAAGATCAATAGCCCACCAAAAAACTTGATCTAGGATTATTCCGTTAAAGAAAAGATGAAATTATGGCCGCATTAAAGTCTAATTTTCTGTTgctttttgaattaataaaaagTAATCAGATGACAAGAGTTAGTTTACGTGAGAGAGAAGTGGAGTCTGCTACCAAACTCACTACCTAAATATTCAATACCATAAACATAAAACAGAATAGGTACAGAAATGCATATATGAtatgtgtgtgcgtgtgtgtaaTATGTTATGTATACCTCTTTTAACGATCGCACGGTATATAGGGAtccaaaattcatatttttctgTTGCATCTTCTCCCTAAGGAATCCAGTAAGTTTTAAAGCTCCTATTCCAACAACTTCCACGCCGATCTTGCGCATTACTTTCCCATGTACAACTGTTAATGACATTGACAATATAAGCTGATGCAGAATCAGGAAAGAAAATCAAAGATACATCAATAACTAGAATTTTGGCTGAATTATATGCATGACCATGACATGAAAAAGCCAAGGCTCTAAAAGGAAAGGAAAACGGAAAATCACATGGCAGAAGCTACATTTTGATTGTTCAAAAAAATTACAAAGACAGTACTGATTCACAAGAAAGAAAAAACttgtattttttttcatatactACTGTCTACAGTAGGAAGAGAAAGAAAACAAGAGAAAAGGACAGCTTACTTGGAACAACTGATGTTTGGTGGAAACCAATATTGACAACAATGCCCGAAGTCCGTCTTGCTGCAAACAAAGCTAAAGTGGCCTGCATTTCTTACAAGAATGGCATTAGGAATAATATATGAAAGGTTAGTTGCAAAAATTCATACATAATAGACAACTCATTTGAATCAATACAAGTACTTTTAATATTATACGAATTTGACAGTGTGCAAGTGATACAGCTCTTCAATGAACTTAATACTTTTAATATAGGCAATAGTTGTTTGGTTCGACATATTCTGGATTTCAACCCATACCTGGTGTTTGGTTGAGATTTTTTTAAAACCCAGTCCTCAAACCCTCAAGGTATGGGTTTTTCATAATGGGGGGCAGCAGGTAAGTATGAGAGAGGGGTATGGAAGTTAGATTTATTTCTCCTATTTTCAATTCTATTTAAGAAATAAATATAAATGTTTAATACAAAGATATATTAAGAAaccaaaaatatattaaaaataacatttaaattaatatttaagaCTAATAACTCAAAAATATTTTAGATCAGATTTATCAATTCCCGCACTCAACCAAACACATGATGATACCTCAACCCCATACCACTTTAACCCGAATCCTGATTCCAACTCCATTCCACTCCTTGAACCAAAGGAAAACTAAACTAAACTCATAGTCAAAATGAAAATGCTGTCACATTCAAGTTCTCTCCTGTGAATGTGATTGATGCATGAAAGTTAAGTCTGAGTGAGTCAACTTTGGGAATTCAAGTATTACTTGTGATAACTAGGTTTACAAAACCTACCGAGATACTACCGACCTAAGTAgctaattttaatttaaataaaatagtCGAGAACATGAATATTCGTTTCTGAATATTATTTATCACCCtcattattattttatattaacaAATTTAAGTATCAATACAACACAGCTCCAAAATTGAAATTGTATCAATAAAGAAATTATATTCAATCTAAGAAGGATTTCATCCAAGTACTACCATGGGTTCACATCTTAAGATACAATCACATGTTAATAAATAATTCCTCGTGTTATTTCTATCAAAAAATTTATTGGCTTTTTGCTCATAAATAATGATGAACCCTCTATATGCACAAAAAAAATCACTAATTAAAATGAGGGCACACGCTAAAAAACCCGTAATAACACATTGGTTCTTATTTCATGAACAACATAACAAATATAACAATTACATAATAAGTTTTGAAGATATCATTGCATgtttataatatatatacatatatatatatatattaaagtttaggtttaaaattaaacaaaaaaaacCAATATTAGTGTCCAATAGAATGTTAAAGAGTCGGAGCCTATGCACTACTAAATGATGGACCTCATAAAATCAATCTATTGCATAAGATATACCAAAAATACCACTTGCCGGTCTTTCCAATCATAAAGATATAATTCTAAATTTAATGTTACAATATGCGAAAAATCACTAtctattttaaataaaattctAATTGATAATATAAAATGTTGTGTTTCATTTaacaaatattaaaaattaaaaaattattaaaatcaaAAGAATATTTGATTGTTTGCGGTGTATATAAAGACTACTATGATCTATATGCCTATAACTAGTAATATAAAGTATGAAACATGACCAACAATTAACTTATGAAGGTCATTTGTGATAATATAACATAAAAGAGTTGTAAATTATGCACTATTACATGTTTAAATGCAAAGTGTAACACATCGCAATGATAAGATACATTATACAAAATGATACAtgcaatatttttaaaaatatatttttgtttcagtatataaattttatatagacaaataaaaataagtaatataatataaatttgtGGACTTAAGTTGAAAAAACATATTGTGTGTGACTTGTTCAGTTAGGAAAATATTTCAAATATATTTAAATAAGCATTTAAATGTATAAAAAAATATGTGTGCATCGCACGAGTTTGTATCTAGTAATAAAAGTGAGTGTTTCGGGTTTATTTTAGTAAACTTAAATGGGGTATAGGTCTGATCAAACTTATCCTATACCATTTGGCTaaattgtggaataaaattaatttacaaCTTTTTTGGACAAGTAAAATGTAAGCTTATTGGAACTTTTCTCCCAACCCAACTTATTTTCCCTTTCATATGATACCCTCGTACACTATAAGattgttttttttaaataacTAGGGTAGACTTATATAACTTGTCGATTCAGGTCGCATCATAATAATTTAGCGTGTTCATATTGTGAATAATCAAACATTTGATCACAATcttgaaattttattttttattactCTTGATCTTCTTATCTTGGTTTTTTAAAtttcaatatttatatttttaaaattattttgtatttttaactGTAAATTCATATTTTGAGTAATTTtaatttttacaaaaaatattaCCAACTTACAGGTTATAGTTATCTAAACACTTCACTGACCCAAGAGTGAAATTATACAAACACCTAAATAATTCACAAGTAATAATATCCTTTATACAACAATTACTAAAAGTAATGTAACTTATTTTAAGATAACCGAAACGGGCCTTTAAATGTTATTATGTTATTATATAGCTAGATTAATTGTCGTCGTTTACACAACTTGTGTAAATAATCTTgacaaatttataaaaattatttccATTAGCATTGTACAAATTCAGAGATAA
The sequence above is drawn from the Apium graveolens cultivar Ventura chromosome 2, ASM990537v1, whole genome shotgun sequence genome and encodes:
- the LOC141708475 gene encoding GPI-anchored protein LLG1-like, whose translation is MAATCVSCSSNFKILFLSLALLVNLSISTFISDDIFASQASAGRNLLQAKQACPVNFEFQNYTVITSQCKGPRYLPKPCCDSFKEFACPYSDELNDLSNNCASTMFSYINVYGKYPPGLFSSFCREGKDGLDCTEYFKEDSANDSSGIHNIGHQFQLITLTITCLVALLLVY